A region from the Ignavibacteria bacterium genome encodes:
- a CDS encoding class I SAM-dependent methyltransferase, with translation MKYFSKSNIYDKNHVTNAWGNVFKNNRNFYQTSYPKYLSRLKHQDFMKLLESLIPNSSEKKIIELGCGRGIDSLYLAFMGYKVTAFDYYEIPLRNLKNAKENYEMTLRRPLELDIIQGDFFNTGFSDETFDVVFNSGVIEHYSNENYRIELLSEMNRITKKGGYTVVAFPNKLHPLVNIWEFLRNKFSNFEIYELPEFEISPDEIELEMKKSNFDDITVKGIDLYNSICYYPQWRVLRLLSYILRVLVPTSPVSLSFRLGTRLVCIGKK, from the coding sequence ATGAAATATTTTTCTAAATCGAATATCTATGACAAAAACCATGTAACTAATGCATGGGGAAATGTTTTTAAAAACAATCGAAATTTTTATCAAACTTCATATCCGAAATACTTATCTCGATTAAAACACCAAGATTTTATGAAATTACTTGAGAGTTTAATTCCTAACTCAAGTGAAAAAAAGATTATAGAATTAGGTTGTGGTAGAGGAATAGACTCATTGTATCTGGCATTTATGGGGTATAAGGTAACTGCATTTGATTATTATGAAATACCATTGAGGAATTTAAAAAATGCAAAAGAAAACTACGAAATGACTTTAAGAAGACCATTAGAACTAGATATCATTCAAGGGGATTTTTTTAACACTGGTTTTTCAGATGAAACTTTCGATGTCGTTTTTAATAGTGGTGTTATAGAACATTACTCAAACGAAAACTACAGAATTGAACTATTATCGGAAATGAACCGAATCACGAAAAAAGGAGGATATACAGTTGTAGCATTTCCCAACAAACTTCATCCTTTGGTAAATATTTGGGAATTTCTCAGAAATAAATTTTCTAACTTCGAAATTTACGAACTACCCGAATTTGAGATTTCTCCAGATGAAATCGAATTAGAAATGAAAAAATCTAATTTTGATGATATCACTGTAAAAGGAATAGATTTATACAATTCTATTTGCTATTATCCCCAATGGAGAGTTCTTCGATTATTGTCGTATATTTTGCGTGTTTTAGTACCTACTTCCCCTGTATCTTTATCTTTCCGATTAGGAACCAGGTTAGTATGCATCGGGAAAAAATAA
- a CDS encoding SUF system NifU family Fe-S cluster assembly protein, whose protein sequence is MKLNELYQTIILEHYKEPHNVGEIANADIETRGYNESCGDDVRLFLKFNNEKKIDEIRFKGKGCAISQSSTSMMTDAIKGKTIDEALLFVDSFKAMMRGEKQFSDDGDYEELSALKGVLEFPVRVKCATLSWNTIRNGLLQFKEKENGKTKVETTIHDEE, encoded by the coding sequence ATGAAACTCAACGAACTCTACCAAACAATAATTCTCGAGCATTACAAAGAGCCGCACAATGTTGGCGAAATTGCAAATGCTGATATTGAAACACGCGGTTACAACGAATCATGCGGCGATGACGTTCGCTTATTTCTAAAATTCAACAACGAAAAAAAGATAGACGAAATTCGTTTTAAAGGAAAAGGTTGTGCAATAAGTCAATCGTCAACATCAATGATGACGGATGCAATCAAAGGCAAAACAATTGATGAAGCGTTGCTGTTTGTTGATTCGTTCAAAGCGATGATGAGAGGGGAGAAGCAGTTTTCCGATGACGGCGATTACGAAGAACTTTCCGCGCTGAAAGGCGTTTTGGAATTTCCCGTTCGCGTAAAATGCGCAACGCTTTCGTGGAATACTATTCGCAATGGATTGCTGCAATTCAAAGAAAAAGAAAACGGCAAAACAAAAGTTGAAACGACAATTCACGATGAGGAATAG
- a CDS encoding cysteine desulfurase, with amino-acid sequence MFNPEKIKNDFPILQRQVNGKRLVYLDSAATSQKPLCVIQAMDEYYRMYNANVHRGVYSIGYEATEAYELARKKVAKFINAHTEQIIFTRNASEAINLVASSWGRANLRRGDEILLTPMEHHSNLIPWQLIAQQTGAKLKFIPLIEPGMLDIEQLPQLISERTKFVSVVHSSNTLGTINPVEKIITLAHAYGAKVLLDAAQTVPHSAIDVQKLDCDFLVFSGHKMCAPTGIGCLYGKKELLDAMPPYMGGGEMISEVQLEVSTYREIPWKFEAGTPNISGAIGLGVAVDYLSSLGMNNIRLHEIELTNYALSVLQEVDEIEIYGPKEERGGVVSFNIADVHAHDVSTILDEDGICVRAGHNCTQPLVRWLGVPAVARASFYIYNTKEDLDALVASLKKVKEVFSFAK; translated from the coding sequence ATGTTCAACCCAGAAAAAATAAAAAACGATTTTCCCATTCTTCAACGACAAGTGAATGGAAAAAGGCTTGTATATCTCGATAGCGCGGCAACATCGCAAAAGCCGCTGTGCGTGATACAAGCAATGGATGAATATTACAGAATGTATAATGCAAACGTTCATCGCGGCGTGTATTCCATCGGTTACGAAGCAACGGAAGCGTACGAACTCGCGCGAAAAAAAGTTGCGAAGTTTATCAACGCGCACACGGAACAAATTATTTTTACGCGCAACGCATCGGAAGCAATCAATCTCGTTGCAAGCAGTTGGGGACGAGCGAATTTACGTCGAGGTGATGAAATTCTTCTCACGCCAATGGAACATCATTCCAATTTAATTCCTTGGCAATTGATAGCGCAACAAACCGGTGCGAAGTTGAAATTTATTCCGCTCATCGAACCGGGAATGTTAGACATCGAACAACTTCCACAATTGATTTCAGAAAGAACAAAATTTGTCTCCGTCGTGCATTCATCCAATACACTCGGCACAATCAACCCGGTAGAAAAAATAATTACACTCGCACACGCTTACGGAGCAAAAGTATTACTCGATGCCGCACAAACAGTTCCTCATTCTGCTATTGATGTGCAAAAACTCGATTGCGATTTTCTTGTTTTTTCCGGACACAAAATGTGTGCGCCAACGGGAATCGGCTGTCTCTATGGAAAAAAAGAACTACTCGATGCGATGCCTCCGTATATGGGCGGCGGCGAAATGATTTCCGAAGTGCAGTTGGAGGTTTCAACATATCGAGAAATCCCTTGGAAGTTTGAAGCAGGAACGCCAAATATTTCCGGCGCGATTGGTCTTGGCGTTGCAGTTGATTATCTTTCGTCGCTCGGAATGAATAACATTCGCCTGCACGAAATCGAATTGACGAACTACGCTCTCTCTGTTCTGCAAGAAGTTGACGAGATTGAAATCTACGGACCGAAAGAAGAACGGGGCGGAGTTGTTTCATTTAACATCGCCGATGTTCACGCGCACGATGTTTCAACAATTTTGGATGAAGACGGAATTTGTGTTCGCGCGGGACATAATTGCACACAACCGCTTGTGCGTTGGCTCGGTGTCCCAGCAGTTGCACGCGCAAGTTTTTACATCTACAATACGAAAGAAGATTTAGATGCGCTTGTTGCTTCGCTTAAAAAAGTGAAAGAAGTTTTTTCATTTGCAAAATGA
- a CDS encoding Fic family protein, with amino-acid sequence MTLKLKILRQDLFDEYKKRLKVNVESAYASIKKKPQTVEDFKFYLANSAVHSSNIEGNTVNFDTYLKASEFNLHLRTKEMKEIEDLIAAYQYARENELTLANILRAHEILTRTILIKKERGKIRKVKVGVRSQGRLIYLAVEPEFVKQELVKLFADIAILLKSKLTTTEILYYAAYIHLAFVNIHPFVDGNGRATRLMEKWFLAKKLGDNAWFITSEKNYWDNRAAYYKNLQLGANYYEVKYEKSIPFLLMLPNSLKEKV; translated from the coding sequence ATGACTTTGAAACTAAAAATCTTACGACAAGACTTATTTGACGAGTATAAAAAACGGCTTAAAGTTAATGTCGAGAGTGCGTATGCTTCCATAAAAAAGAAGCCGCAGACCGTTGAGGATTTCAAATTTTATCTTGCAAATTCTGCGGTACATTCTTCCAACATTGAAGGCAACACGGTAAATTTTGACACGTACTTAAAAGCGAGTGAGTTTAACTTGCACTTACGGACAAAAGAAATGAAAGAAATTGAAGACCTCATTGCCGCATATCAATACGCACGAGAAAACGAATTGACGCTTGCCAACATTTTAAGAGCGCACGAAATATTAACACGAACCATTCTTATAAAAAAGGAGCGCGGCAAAATCCGAAAAGTAAAAGTTGGAGTACGAAGTCAAGGTCGCTTAATCTATTTAGCAGTTGAACCGGAGTTTGTAAAACAAGAGTTAGTAAAGTTGTTCGCCGACATTGCAATCTTGCTCAAATCCAAACTGACAACAACGGAAATATTGTACTACGCCGCCTACATACATCTTGCGTTTGTGAACATTCATCCATTTGTTGACGGCAACGGGAGAGCAACGCGTTTAATGGAGAAATGGTTTTTGGCAAAGAAACTTGGCGATAATGCTTGGTTTATCACTTCAGAGAAAAATTATTGGGACAACAGAGCAGCATACTACAAGAACTTGCAACTCGGAGCCAACTATTACGAAGTGAAATATGAAAAGAGTATTCCGTTTTTATTGATGCTGCCAAACTCACTAAAGGAAAAGGTATGA